A genomic window from Haladaptatus caseinilyticus includes:
- a CDS encoding nuclear transport factor 2 family protein, whose product MDSEVVVRGYYDAIDAHDYETFEGLLAPDVVHDRPDRTIDGRETLVTFMRDDRPNKRTTHEISSVSGNGTTTVVEGRLLDSDGEELFTFEDEFTLVDGRITNIRTRAE is encoded by the coding sequence ATGGACTCCGAGGTGGTCGTTCGCGGCTATTACGACGCTATCGATGCGCACGACTACGAAACGTTCGAGGGATTGCTCGCACCGGATGTCGTTCACGACCGCCCCGACCGAACCATCGATGGGCGGGAAACGCTCGTGACCTTCATGCGCGACGACCGACCGAACAAGCGCACGACACACGAGATTTCGAGCGTCTCGGGGAACGGGACGACGACCGTCGTGGAGGGTCGTCTCCTCGATTCCGACGGTGAGGAACTGTTTACGTTCGAGGACGAGTTCACCCTCGTCGACGGCCGGATTACGAACATCCGGACACGGGCGGAATAA
- a CDS encoding DUF367 family protein: MRLHVRYEGDDDPKKCTARKLARFDLTELHRSSRATPYGIVLNPHAEQALSPADKEESQNLVALDCSWKSAETALFEMPGIHRALPFLVAANPVNYGKPFQLNTVEAFAAGLCILGERDHAEEILSKFRWGETFLELNDEPLRRYADCTDSSEVVAVQQEYLDAGDSDE, encoded by the coding sequence GTGAGACTCCACGTCCGGTACGAGGGTGACGACGACCCGAAGAAATGTACGGCCCGGAAACTCGCGCGGTTCGACCTTACCGAACTGCACCGTTCGAGTCGGGCGACACCATACGGAATCGTGCTCAATCCGCACGCCGAGCAGGCACTCTCGCCCGCAGACAAGGAGGAGAGCCAGAATCTCGTCGCGCTCGACTGTTCGTGGAAGAGCGCCGAAACGGCTCTCTTCGAGATGCCGGGAATCCATCGGGCACTGCCGTTTCTCGTCGCGGCGAATCCGGTCAACTACGGGAAGCCCTTTCAGTTGAACACCGTGGAGGCGTTCGCCGCCGGGTTGTGCATCCTCGGCGAACGAGACCATGCCGAGGAAATCCTCTCGAAGTTCAGATGGGGCGAGACGTTTCTCGAATTGAACGACGAACCGCTTCGCCGATACGCCGACTGTACGGATTCGAGCGAGGTGGTCGCAGTACAGCAGGAGTATCTGGACGCAGGCGATTCGGACGAGTAA
- a CDS encoding 50S ribosomal protein L40e, which produces MASFDAAEKRTLEKMICMRCNARNPQRAQQCRKCGYNKLRPKSKESRSA; this is translated from the coding sequence ATGGCCAGTTTCGACGCAGCGGAAAAACGGACGCTCGAAAAGATGATCTGCATGCGCTGTAACGCTCGCAACCCACAGCGAGCCCAGCAGTGCCGAAAATGCGGCTACAACAAACTCCGCCCGAAGAGCAAGGAATCGCGAAGCGCATAA